A DNA window from Schistocerca gregaria isolate iqSchGreg1 chromosome 2, iqSchGreg1.2, whole genome shotgun sequence contains the following coding sequences:
- the LOC126336922 gene encoding NAD kinase 2, mitochondrial: MRSLEVARVNFKRALIVTKLSRYEYEKYRYPHLTETELEAVLKKRGSEYGNLLRRYEIHKTFEKRLVESVEACGITTKVVNRFGYNEENLKWADVVVPVGGDGTFILAASKIQGNYKPVIGFNSDPSRSAGYLCLPKKYSADVKGALQKIINGDFRWMFRNRIRITLFGKNIFDDPLELNEEQLREPGDTPLPKRTTVTADSKVYRRTLPILALNEIFVGEKQATRVSYLELKLAGESRTKLKCTGICVATGTGSTAWHASMNRISEQSISELLSLLKQPVSEETRAELCSRFSEQLKFDPEERKMCYTVRECIDTKTWPEGKRINPRGFVSWLAIRSRCFDGGLALDGNVVYNFDDGAVAIFQVLDEDALQTVMLRE, encoded by the coding sequence ATGCGCTCGTTAGAAGTGGCAAGAGTTAATTTCAAGCGTGCATTAATAGTGACGAAACTATCACGATATGAATACGAAAAATATCGCTACCCACATTTAACCGAGACTGAGTTGGAAGCAGTACTGAAGAAACGAGGTTCTGAGTACGGAAATTTACTTCGTCGCTACGAAATTCATAAAACATTTGAAAAGCGTTTAGTGGAAAGTGTCGAAGCATGCGGAATTACGACCAAAGTGGTGAACCGATTCGGATACAATGAAGAAAATCTTAAATGGGCAGATGTTGTGGTGCCTGTTGGTGGTGATGGTACTTTCATACTAGCTGCAAGTAAAATCCAAGGCAACTATAAGCCTGTTATTGGCTTCAATTCAGATCCAAGTCGTTCCGCCGGTTACCTATGCCTACCAAAAAAATATTCTGCCGACGTCAAAGGAGCTTTGCAGAAGATCATTAATGGAGATTTCAGGTGGATGTTTAGAAATAGAATTCGAATAACATTGTTCGGGAAAAACATTTTCGATGATCCACTTGAACTTAACGAAGAGCAATTGCGAGAACCTGGTGACACTCCTCTGCCGAAGAGAACAACTGTAACAGCTGATTCTAAGGTTTATAGGAGGACACTGCCAATATTGGCtcttaatgaaatatttgttggtgaaAAACAAGCCACTCGTGTGTCATACTTGGAACTGAAGCTAGCTGGCGAATCAAGAACGAAACTGAAGTGCACCGGAATCTGTGTCGCGACAGGCACCGGGTCCACCGCTTGGCACGCTAGTATGAACCGTATTTCTGAACAGTCCATAAGTGAATTGCTATCATTATTGAAGCAGCCAGTTTCAGAGGAAACGCGAGCAGAATTGTGTTCACGTTTTTCGGAACAGTTGAAGTTCGATCCCGAAGAACGAAAAATGTGTTATACAGTGCGTGAGTGTATAGACACGAAAACCTGGCCAGAAGGTAAACGAATAAACCCACGCGGCTTCGTTTCGTGGCTCGCAATACGCTCCCGTTGTTTCGACGGAGGCCTTGCACTTGACGGTAACGTCGTTTACAATTTCGATGATGGAGCAGTGGCAATTTTTCAGGTGCTCGATGAAGATGCCCTACAGACGGTAATGTTGCGGGAATGA
- the LOC126336921 gene encoding tRNA (adenine(58)-N(1))-methyltransferase non-catalytic subunit TRM6-like produces the protein MMEVDEASDGTHAQCSKENMMKIGDYVVIQRKNYSKIHKISNKLSVMIGNNQLELDNIIGRPFSTTFRMVPKEKKRNVFMLEECSKAESLVEKLIKDVASGTDNRNIVSDNSSQKLSKEEIVSLRDSGMSGCDIVSQLLENSKTFQEKTEYSQKKYLSKKEKKYFDYVLIRKPTLRLVCDIIYKQDPMKIIGLRCDTLSQLITGVGVSSGGTYIVYESSCEGLPTAALLNYLGDDGYLVHTFPGMTPQRQAIFAMNYSESQKKRLISVSIMSLMEKLNKKIAIESCTSRSQTGDHVQQDINNGGESVHSELTGVTAFISSSCGTVMNEESGRHVDVCPDTNLKQSVEEKEFSRNELLTGDQQSCDRSDENNHFILNSGDIRLDDSGSGLTHQTLTSSNDSREEERIFHDLKRKNAVPELNEVKKPRWEVDLDRAVDLLSPQNVDGLVVVGREDPADIVLPLLPYLAPSRNFAVYSWCREPLVELYIKLKKDGGVINAHLTETFFRTHQVLPNRTHPDIQMSGSGGYILLGTVVLQHSPKEKNN, from the coding sequence GAACCCATGCTCAGTGCTCCAAGGAAAATATGATGAAAATCGGTGACTATGTAGTCATACAGAGGAAGAATtattcaaaaattcacaaaatttccaacAAATTGTCAGTGATGATTGGAAACAACCAATTGGAACTGGATAACATCATTGGGCGACCATTTTCCACAACATTCAGAATGGtgccaaaggaaaagaaaagaaatgtttttATGTTGGAGGAGTGTAGCAAGGCTGAAAGCCTCGTTGAAAAGCTTATAAAGGATGTTGCCAGTGgaacagacaatagaaatatagTTAGTGATAACAGTTCTCAAAAATTATCCAAGGAGGAGATTGTCAGCTTGCGTGATAGTGGAATGTCTGGTTGTGACATAGTAAGTCAGCTTTTAGAGAACAGTAAAACATTTCAGGAGAAAACCGAGTATTCTcaaaagaaatatttaagtaagaaagaAAAGAAGTATTTTGATTATGTGTTAATTAGGAAACCTACTCTACGATTGGTGTGTGACATAATTTATAAACAAGACCCTATGAAAATAATAGGTTTGCgttgtgacacactctctcaactGATTACTGGTGTAGGTGTCAGTTCAGGTGGGACATACATAGTTTATGAAAGCTCCTGTGAGGGATTACCGACAGCAGCACTTCTCAATTATTTAGGTGACGATGGGTATTTAGTACATACTTTCCCAGGAATGACACCTCAAAGACAGGCAATTTTTGCTATGAATTATAGTGAGTCCCAGAAAAAGCGACTAATCAGTGTTAGTATCATGAGTCTcatggaaaaattaaataaaaaaattgctatTGAAAGTTGTACTAGTCGTTCACAGACAGGAGACCATGTACAACAAGATATTAATAACGGAGGGGAAAGTGTTCATTCGGAACTTACAGGTGTCACTGCTTTTATATCTAGTAGCTGTGGCACAGTGATGAATGAGGAAAGTGGAAGGCATGTAGACGTGTGTCCTGATACAAATTTGAAGCAGAGTGTAGAAGAAAAAGAGTTCAGTAGGAATGAACTTTTAACAGGGGATCAGCAGTCATGTGATAGATCAGatgaaaataatcattttattTTGAATTCAGGTGATATTAGGTTAGATGATTCAGGGAGTGGACTTACGCATCAAACCTTAACATCAAGTAATGACAGCCGAGAGGAAGAAAGAATTTTTCATGATCTTAAAAGAAAAAATGCAGTCCCTGAATTGAACGAAGTAAAGAAACCACGTTGGGAGGTGGATTTAGACAGAGCCGTGGATTTGCTGTCACCACAAAATGTTGACGGTCTAGTTGTTGTTGGACGTGAAGATCCAGCTGACATAGTTTTACCATTGCTACCATACCTCGCTCCATCTAGAAATTTTGCTGTATATTCCTGGTGTCGCGAGCCTTTAGTTGAACTTTACATCAAATTAAAGAAGGATGGTGGTGTCATTAATGCTCACCTTACAGAAACATTCTTTCGGACTCATCAGGTTCTTCCCAACAGAACACATCCTGATATTCAGATGAGTGGAAGTGGAGGCTATATATTATTGGGAACAGTAGTGCTTCAGCattcaccaaaagaaaaaaataattaa